One stretch of Arachis hypogaea cultivar Tifrunner chromosome 20, arahy.Tifrunner.gnm2.J5K5, whole genome shotgun sequence DNA includes these proteins:
- the LOC140183005 gene encoding uncharacterized protein, with product MDRDSASSGNSASSFSPIDVQTLANLVNQINILQSHNRTAMNPSLDPTSPYFLHPGESPGTPLISTILGTNNYHLWERAMWRALRSKNKVKFIDGSIEKPESSDSLFEAWERCNTYVISWISLSLSSEIAQSVLWIDSAMELWKELQHRYQQGDIFRIAELEEELFAVKQGDLSITGYYTKLKRIWEELDNYRPIPQCSHCRGRCNCEYSVVRGYKEDSCVVRLLRGLNEQFSTARSQLMMTKPLPGIDEAFSLLLQQERQLNAGEMVEDRILMANSGGFRGRGRGRSGIGRGNPGRGGRNSRYCTFCGKNGHLVDVCYRKHGFPPHLKNGGSGNAINNVITDENSDEISNEIQKDSEANSKFDFNSEQREAPSVCLNQQDAQPRHSINQIYTTTLPSNEGISYIMSLSVFSPGSWVIDSGATNHVAFSTKSFQTLEEIKPVLINMPDGSHTIAKLAGKVMFSDQFFLNHVFFIPNFKFNLIAVSKLTKDLKCKLVFDEDNCEIQDKATMKIIGVAEQRMGLYAFESLIPVPATHNNIAHASALTTHISQPSQTAESTLWHLRLGHCQMRE from the coding sequence ATGGATCGCGACTCAGCATCCTCAGGCAACTCAGCATCGTCATTTTCGCCAATTGACGTTCAAACGCTCGCGAATCTGGTGAATCAGATCAATATCTTGCAAAGTCATAACAGAACAGCGATGAATCCATCTCTGGATCCTACAAGTCCGTATTTCCTTCATCCTGGAGAAAGTCCAGGTACACCATTAATCTCTACAATTCTTGGAACGAACAACTATCATCTTTGGGAAAGAGCGATGTGGCGTGCGTTGAGATCGAAGAACAAAGTAAAATTTATAGATGGCTCAATTGAGAAACCAGAAAGTAGTGATTCTTTGTTTGAAGCGTGGGAAAGGTGCAATACCTATGTGATTTCATGGATAAGCCTATCTTTGAGTTCAGAAATTGCTCAAAGTGTGCTATGGATCGATTCAGCCATGGAGCTTTGGAAGGAGCTACAACACAGGTATCAACAAGGTGATATCTTCAGAATTGCTGAGCTAGAGGAAGAGTTATTTGCTGTGAAGCAAGGTGATCTCTCGATCACGGGATACTACACGAAATTGAAAAGAATTTGGGAAGAATTGGATAACTATCGCCCAATCCCTCAGTGCTCTCACTGTAGAGGAAGATGCAATTGTGAATACAGCGTGGTTAGAGGATACAAAGAGGATTCTTGTGTCGTGAGGCTCCTAAGGGGGCTGAATGAACAATTCTCCACTGCGAGATCGCAGCTCATGATGACAAAGCCACTGCCAGGTATAGATGAAGCGTTTTCTTTGTTGCTGCAACAAGAAAGGCAACTGAACGCGGGTGAGATGGTAGAAGACAGAATTTTAATGGCAAATTCTGGAGGTTTTAGAGGAAGAGGCAGAGGCAGATCAGGAATTGGAAGAGGAAATCCTGGAAGAGGTGGAAGAAACTCAAGGTACTGCACATTCTGTGGCAAGAATGGTCATTTGGTGGATGTTTGTTATAGGAAACATGGATTTCCCCCACACTTGAAAAATGGAGGCAGTGGGAATGCAATCAATAATGTGATAACTGATGAGAACAGTGATGAAATCAGCAATGAAATCCAAAAGGATAGTGAAGCAAATTCGAAGTTTGATTTTAATTCAGAACAGAGAGAAGCACCAAGTGTCTGTTTGAACCAACAGGATGCACAACCAAGGCATAGCATTAACCAGATCTATACCACAACTCTTCCATCTAATGAAGGTATTTCATACATCATGTCTCTTTCAGTATTTTCTCCAGGTTCCTGGGTAATTGACTCAGGGGCTACTAATCATGTTGCTTTTTCAACTAAGTCCTTTCAAACTCTTGAAGAAATTAAACCTGTTTTGATAAATATGCCAGATGGTTCACACACCATAGCCAAATTAGCAGGAAAGGTGATGTTTTCAGACCAGTTTTTCTTGAACCATGTGTTTTTcataccaaactttaagtttaatCTGATTGCTGTGTCAAAGTTGACTAAAGATTTAAAATGCAAATTGGTTTTTGATGAGGATAATTGTGAAATTCAGGACAAAGCTACCATGAAGATTATTGGTGTAGCTGAACAAAGAATGGGACTTTATGCATTTGAAAGTCTAATTCCTGTTCCAGCTACACATAACAACATTGCGCATGCATCTGCACTCACAACACAC